The following proteins come from a genomic window of Sorghum bicolor cultivar BTx623 chromosome 3, Sorghum_bicolor_NCBIv3, whole genome shotgun sequence:
- the LOC110433604 gene encoding uncharacterized protein LOC110433604, whose protein sequence is MPRRGKSSKPSYGRTTGSPYIHKPLPSGVPVPMCFCGDPCKVEISEDEETYRQRYWMCSNFAWEPTPKQRRSNFITPPPLCDFEQWIDTEVKESDKRLLQGLKEWDAERAEILKKRRREEAQKREHKEEEERRRVAAAREEREKKLERVRRAKAAIDENPDAQRKGKWPRCTQ, encoded by the exons ATGCCACGTCGTGGAAAAAGTAGCAAACCAAG CTATGGCCGGACGACCGGTAGTCCGTACATCCACAAGCCGCTTCCTAGCGGTGTTCCAGTACCTATGTGCTTTTGTGGTGATCCTTGCAAGGTAGAAATTTCGGAAGACGAGGAAACCTATCGGCAGAGGTATTGGATGTGTTCGAATTTTGCCTGGGAGCCTACGCCAAAACAACGCCGCAGTAACTTTATT ACCCCTCCACCATTGTGTGATTTTGAGCAGTGGATCGACACTGAGGTTAAGGAGTCCGACAAGCGGCTTCTACAAGGCCTAAAGGAGTGGGATGCAGAGCGTGCAGAGATATTAAAGAAGAGACGTAGAGAGGAGGCTCAAAAGAGGGAGcacaaggaagaggaggaaagaAGACGTGTTGCTGCGGCTCGGGAGGAGAGGGAAAAGAAGCTTGAGCGTGTGCGCCGAGCGAAGGCAGCGATTGATGAGAATCCAGATGCCCAGAGGAAGGGAAAGTGGCCTCGTTGCACTCAATAG
- the LOC110433672 gene encoding uncharacterized protein LOC110433672 — protein MLLVQYFNPVLSFRINVVKSVLLFSSLIFNFRIDRQKQKKTVEFETLHRQYIEVWDQFHDNLYENEQPHTNYNFRAYLTWYLGVTRTRLKIQWTQADYAYLESSEDEDTSYDLAARQGTLIEAAPVLDRVGNAIKQSVLDIERFPRTGVDEHTLNNFLGRLARRLRRAAARCGCGTSAAMNVHVPQERQCNTPVVHGTSSLGGSGGQSSSRPTMDTFQSDDDEDEEGVAEERDYDELGLSQLPDAPSTQPTQVARRRRRSPCRYTPGTDALGHKGKGKTRRQ, from the exons ATGTTGCTAGTTCAATATTTTAACCCCGTACTGAGTTTTAGAATCAATGTTGTTAAATCTGTGTTATTATTTTCATCTTTAATATTTAATTTTAGGATTGATCgtcagaagcaaaagaagacagTTGAGTTTGAAACGTTGCATCGTCAGTACATAGAGGTGTGGGACCAGTTTCATGACAACCTCTACGAAAATGAGCAACCACATACCAACTACAATTTTCGTGCATACCTTACTTGGTAcctaggtgttacacgaacaagGTTGAAAATTCAGTGGACCCAAGCAGATTATGCGTACCTTGAATCATCTGAGGATGAGGACACTTCCTATGACCTAGCAGCACGACAAGGGACACTTATCGAGGCAGCACCTGTCTTGGACCGAGTG GGCAACGCAATAAAGCAATCTGTACTTGACATCGAACGGTTTCCAAGAACAGGTGTGGACGAGCACACACTAAACAACTTTCTTGGA AGACTAGCACGTAGGCTTAGGCGTGCTGCAGCTCGGTGCGGTTGCGGTACTAGTGCTGCGATGAATGTGCATGTGCCACAGGAACGACAATGCAACACACCTGTTGTGCATGGTACATCTTCTTTGGGAG GATCTGGAGGACAGAGCTCGTCTCGGCCAACTATGGACACTTTTCAaagcgatgatgatgaggacgaAGAGGGGGTGGCCGAGGAGCGTGACTATGACGAGCTTGGGTTATCTCAGCTTCCTGATGCTCCTTCTACTCAGCCTACGCAGGTTGCAAGAAGGCGACGTCGTTCGCCTTGTAGGTACACTCCAGGCACCGATGCTCTTGGCCACAAGGGTAAGGGTAAGACTAGGAGGCAGTGA
- the LOC8060782 gene encoding putative 4-hydroxy-4-methyl-2-oxoglutarate aldolase 2, which translates to MAALPLATAEACDANAALIMNGDLRALQPIFQIYGRRQIFAGPVVTLKIFEDNVLLREFLEEKGHGRVLVVDAGGSMRCAVLGGNLAQLAQNNGWAGVVVNGCIRDVDEINGCDVGVRALNSLPIKSNKKGVGEKHAPVTFAGTRICDGEWLYADSDGILISRSELTV; encoded by the coding sequence ATGGCTGCCTTGCCATTGGCCACCGCTGAAGCATGTGATGCTAATGCTGCTTTAATTATGAATGGTGATCTTCGTGCTCTCCAACCTATCTTCCAAATCTATGGAAGGCGGCAGATTTTTGCTGGCCCTGTTGTGACACTGAAGATCTTCGAGGATAACGTTCTGCTCCGCGAGTTCCTTGAGGAGAAAGGTCACGGCAGGGTCCTGGTGGTTGATGCCGGTGGGAGCATGCGCTGTGCAGTTTTGGGTGGCAACCTTGCCCAGCTGGCGCAGAACAACGGGTGGGCTGGCGTCGTGGTCAATGGCTGCATCAGGGACGTCGATGAGATAAATGGTTGTGACGTTGGCGTGCGGGCTCTGAACTCGCTCCCTATCAAGTCAAACAAGAAGGGTGTCGGTGAGAAGCATGCTCCTGTGACCTTTGCAGGGACTAGAATTTGTGATGGCGAATGGCTCTATGCCGATTCTGATGGAATTCTTATCTCAAGATCAGAATTGACTGTGTAG